In the genome of Hydrogenimonas thermophila, the window TTAAAACTCTTCTAAATCCTTTCAGATTTTTGGGTATCTCATCTTGCAACTCTTTTACTTCATCTGTTACATCTGCTATGGTAAAGAGTTTATCTATCTCAAGTTCATCGCCTCTTACATATCTGTTGTTTAGATGGACAATGCTTACTTTTTTTACATTAAAACCGATTCCATTTAAGACATAGTATTGAATGGAAGTATCGTGCAGATATACATCTTTAACCTCTGTTGAACTCTTTACTTCATAGATCTCTACGCTTTTATCTTTGTTAATGTGGAGTATGTCAATGGCTACAAAGATATTGTCGTAACTAAAAGATGCTTCGTAAATGTTTGTAATGTTAGAGTCTATAAGTTTTTTTGTCTTCTCTATCATCCCTTCATAGTCGGAACTGTCAAACGGCACTTTTACGCCACCTGGAAAGAGTTCACACGCCAACTCTCCAACTCTGTTACCTGTTTCAAAGATCGCCTGCGTGCTTTCATCTGGCGGTGTTAAGAGATCTTTGCGGTACTTTTTGAGCCATAGTGATTTTTCACATTGTAAGCCTCTTGTATAGAGCGATTTTGAGAGATTCATATGCTATGCCTTTTGTGAGTTTTGTAAATTATATATTATATGGGTGACAACATTTTGTCGCAGTTGTTAAAAATTTATCATTCAAGTATAGCTTTTAACCCCTCTAAACCGCCTAACTTAAGACCAATGCTATTTTCATTCTCTACTTCGCTCTCTCTTGGGTTAATGCGAATGAGTGTGGCTTTTAGATAGTTTTTTGACATAGCGTTACCAAAACTTCTAATTGTAGCTATTGCTGTTCCTGCACCGATCTCAATGATTACAACTTTTTGTGAATTTTTTAATATTTGATCAAACCAGTGATCAAAACGTGCTTGTTGAGCATCTGTTCTTCTACTATTCCAGTACCAATCGCCAAACATCAAAATATTTGGTCTTACCACAGCTCCACAGTCTGGGCAGGTTGGAATGTCAAGAGCTTCAAATAGATCCATATCTACTCTAATTTCCAAATCATCAGCCGACCATATGCGATCTTGGCAATTTTTGCTACATTGCAAAAAGTGTATAGAGCCGTGAACCTCCACAATTTTATCTTCACTAAATCCAGCCTTTTGAAACTGACCATCTACATTTGAAGTATAGATAAAATAGTTTTCATCTTTCTCATTTACCAAATCCAAAAGCATTTTAAATCCGTCATGTGGAGTAGTATCTCTGTATAGGTGCAATCTATGACCATAAAATGCCCAAGCAAGTTTAGGGTCTGTTTTAAACCAGTGTGGTGATGCCATCTCAGAAAAACTCAATCCAAGCTTCTTAATAGGCGGATATGCTCTCCAAAATCCTTCATTACCTCTAAAATCTGGTAAACCACTATCCACTCCCATTCCAGCTCCAGCGGTTATTAAAACTGCATCTGCCTCTTTTACGATCTCTCTTGCTCTTTTGATTTTTTCTAACATAAATATTCCTATGCATTAGGCTAAAAAAGCTAGTGGTATCGCGTACATATTATGATCTACTTTTAACACTTGATCGCCATTATATAAAACAATCCCCTTGTCAAACTCATTTGGAATCTCTTTTGAAAGATGATAGATATGTTTAAAATCACTTTTAGATACTGTTTTAGAGTTTTTGATCTCTATGGCAATAACTTTAGAAGAGAGCTCTAAGATAAAATCGATCTCTTTTTTATCGCTTGTTCTATAGTAGTAGAGTTGAGAGTTAGTAGATGCGTAAGTTTGTGCTTTTATGAGTTCATTATAGACAAATGTTTCAACTATACTACCTTTAAAATGTGAAGCTTCAAATTCATCAGGTGTGGTTATTTGTAAAAGATAGGAGAGTATTCCGGTATCTGTTGCATAAATTTTTGGAGATTTTATTACTCTTTTTAGCTCATTTTTAAAAAATGGTTTGAGTTTTTGGACTTGGTAAGTGTGTTCTAAAACATTGAAGTAGCTGTCAAATGTTTTATTGTCAAGTCCTGTCTCTTTCTGGAGTTCATTTTTATTAAATATATTTGCACTTCTTAGCATTGTTAAACGATACAGGCTCATAAATTTGTCTATATTGCGAATATTAGCCAACTCTCTTGCATCGGACTCAATGTATGTTCTTATGTAAGAGCTAAACCAAAGATATTTTACTTTTAGGTTATCGATTTTTAGTATTTCTGGGTAACCACCATTTATGATTTCTTCAATCAGTTTTGAATTATCATACTTTTTTAAAATATATCTGTTTAAATCGCCACTGATGAGATCGATGATATTTTCATCTTTTCTATTTTTCTCTTTTAGGCTCAATGGGTAAAGTTCAACTATTCCAATTCTACCGGCAAGTGAATCAGATATATCTTTAAACCCTTGCAGTGAGGCTGAACCGGTCAATACAAACTCTCCATTTACTCTCTTTTTATCTACAAACTCTTTAATTGTAATTAAAAGATCAGGCAATCTTTGAATTTCATCAATGACTACAGGTTTATCAATACTCTCTATAAATCCTTTTGGATCATTTTTTGCCATTTCATATATATTAATATCATCAAGAGTGATGTAGTTTTCAATGTTTAAATGAAGAGCAAGTGTAGATTTTCCAACTTGCCTTGCTCCGCTTATAAGCAATACCGGAAAATATTTTAAATAATCTTCCAAATCTTTCGTTATTGCTCTATCAATATATTTCATACAGGATCCTTAAAATTTTAGGATTATAATACTAAAATTTTTATATTTATATGCTTAATATTTTTAAATCATTCTTTAATAAGACGTCACTCAAGTATAGCTTTTAACCCCTCTAAACCGCCTAACTCAAGACCTATACTGTTTTCATTTTCTACTTCGCTCTCTCTTGGATTGATGCGGATCAGATATGCTTGTTTATATGTTGAAGATAGCGAGTTACCTAAATTTCTAATTGTTGGAATGGCTGTTCCTGCACCAATTTCGATGATTGCAATTTTTTGTAAACTTTTTTTTGTACCTTTTAGCCATTTTCTATATAAACTATTTTGCACATCTGTTCTTCTACTATTCCAGTACCAATCGCCAAACATTAAAATATTTGGTCTTGCTACAGCTCCACAGTTGGGGCATGTTGGAATGTCAAGAGCTTCAAATCGATCCATATCTACTCTAATTTCTAAATCATCAGCCGACCATATGCGATTTTTACAATTTTTGCTACATTGCAAAAAGTGTATAGATCCGTGAACCTCTACAATTTTTTCTTCACTAAAACCAGCCTTTTGAAACTGCCCATCTACATTTGAAGTATAGATAAAATAGTTTTCGTTTTTCTCTTGAACTAGATCTAAAAGCATCTTAAAGCCGTCGTGTGGGGTTGTGTCTCTGTACAGGTGCAATCTATGACCATAAAATGCCCAAGCAAGTTTTGGATCGGTTTTAAACCAGTGTGGTGATGCCATCTCAGAAAAACTTAATCCAAGTTTCTTAATAGGCGGATATGCCCTCCAAAACCCTTCATTGCCTCTAAAATCTGGTAAACCGCTATCCACACCCATTCCAGCTCCAGCGGTTATTAAAACTGCATCTGCCTCTTTTATGATCTCTCTTGCTCTTTTGATTTTTTCTAACATTTGAATACCTTTTTTTAAGAATAATTGTATAGACTCTTTTCTAACAAAATTATATAATGTTCTATGTTTAAATTATGTCTGGTTTGAGTGGTATATTAAGAGTAATTAAGTAATATATTATTATGTAAATACTATTATTCGTATAAAGGAGATAGTATGATAGTAGCAGTAAATGAAATAGCTAAACATCCTAAGATTATCAGTGATGCAGATGAAATAATATATATTCAAGATAAACGAAAAAAAGAACTAAAAAGTATAGTTATCCCTGCAAGTTATGAACCATACTTACATGATGCATTAAAAGAAATAGAGTACCAAATGTGGCTCAAGCGTAATAAAGGATTACTTAACAGTAAACACCCAGAGATTCTTGAAGATGTTATAGATGATCTTGGAGATAAAATATGATTGAACAAGGTGAAGTCTATCTTGTTGACTTTGCAAAAAAATATAATAGCGAGTTTGGAAAAGTAAGACCTGCTGTTGTTTTACAGAATAATTTTCTTAATAGGGCTCTTGAAGATACACAATACCAATCTGTTCTTGTAGTTCCTCTCTCAACACAAGATATTCAAACAGAGTATAAAATTGAAATTGGTCCAAGAGATAATCTTAAAGAGAAAAGCTTTATAGTTGCAAATTGGCTCTGCACACTTGATTTTCAGAGGATACAGTTAGAAAAAGGCGTTATCACTAAACTTTCATCTGATGAGCTACAGCAATTAAAATCAAAAGTTTGCGATTTAATATAGGATGCATAGATGCTTAAAAATAGTAGATATTTAAATTGTGTCTGGTTAGAAAGGGTATTATGTCAAAAGCAAAAGATTATGAATCGACTCTAAAAAGGCTAAATATCATCATCTCAAGGCTTTACCTAGGTGAAGCTCTATCTGTTACCGAACTTGCAAAAGAGTTTGATGTAAGTACAAGAACTGTTCAAAGATATTTTAACGACTATCTTCTTCCGTCAGGTTTTGCTCTGAAGAAATCCGGTAAAAGATGGATTTTAGAAAATCCAGTCGATTTAAGCCTTGATCAAAGAAGCGAAGTTGCATTTGATGCTATTGAAAATTTTGCAAAGAGTGCGGGTATATTAGATAAAGTAAAACCGTATCTAAACAGGCTTAAACTCTCTTCTATTCACAATCCATTCTATGCAAAATTGGATATGGAAAAGATTAGTGAAAAGCTTGATGAGATAGCAGTTATAGAGAGTGGCATTAAAAACAAAAATGTGTTAAAAATCGAATACAAAATAGAGAATAAGAGATATGAATTTAGTGTACAGCCTCTAAAAATAGCAAATTTTGAAGGTTACTGGTATCTTCTTGGTATAGATTGCAAAGATGACTACTTTAAAAAGTTTCATCTAAAAAGCATTACAAAAATTGAACTTACAGAAAAAATATTTGAGATTAGCGAAGATTTTCAAAATAGGATCGAAAATGCCATAAATGTCTGGTTCGACCCTTACAGTGAGCCATTTGATGTAACACTTTTTGCTGACAGTATTGCTGCAAAATACCTTAGACGAATTCCAATCTCTAAAACACAAGTCATAGAGGGAGTCGATTGTGACGGCAGTGTACAAATAAGCATAAAAGTTACCGATAAAATGGAGATCAAAAATATCATCAAATATTGGATACCTCACATAAGAGTTTTAGAGCCAAAGTGGTTAGATGATGAGATCAAAGCAGAAGTTAGGGAGTTTTTGGAGTAAGGCTATTCCCACCAACTACATATGTCATCTTCTATCTTTGCCATTGCATCTTCTATGCTTTCATAGTAGATTTTATCGAACAGATGCTCTGGTAGATGCTCTGAAGGCTCTTTATTGCAAAGGATCTTTTTGGCAGGGGTATTTCCGATTAAGTAGGCTATAGGTACTACATTTCCCATTGTACCTATTACAACCAATATGGTATTGGGATTTGACAAATGATCAAAATATTTCATCATTTCTCTATATAAAGGGGCTGATTCATTAAAAAATACTATCTTTGGTTTTACACCCTTTAAACTGTTGCATTTTGGGCATCTATCTTTGCTAATATCAAATTCATTGTATCCTATATCCCAAACATTACCACAAGCAAAGCACTGCATCTTTGTAAGCTCACCGTGAACATGTAAGATTTCATCATTTTGAAATCCAGCCTGTTCAAATAGATCATCTACATTTTGGGTAATGTTTACTACATTCTCTTTGCCATACTTTTCAAAAACTCTTCTTACTCCAAAATGCCCCTCGTTTGGTTTGACATCTTTTAATTGGACTCTTCTTGCATTATAGAATTTATGAACAAGTTCAAAAATTTTTTTCCAAGTGTTGAAGTTGCACACATCTTCGATCTTATGATTTTCCCAAAGCCCGTCTGCATCTCTAAAGGTTTTAATGCCGCTTGGCGCGCTAATTCCTGCACCGCTAAAGAAGATGATCTTTTTTTGCATATCTTTTTCCTTTACTCATTAGACTCACAATATAAAAGCTCAAAGCTCTTAAATAGAAATAATACTCTTATTTGGTTCTAATCTTTGAACTCTCTTTATACTTGTTAATCTACTCTGTTGACATTGTAGTAAAAATCTAACATATTATAAAAAAGGCTCTTATCAAATCGTCTAAGGCAGATGAGATTTTGTTGATATTATTTTATTTTAAACAGTATCTTTAAAAAGATCAAACTTAAATAATATTGTATTTTTAATTTGCTTAATATTTTTATCTTTAGACTCTATGAAACCGCTAACAACTCCATCTGAATCTAAAAGATATAGTGCATTATCTTTTTTAAACAGTTTGTTGCAAGTTGAGATAATGTTTTCGTAAACTTCGTTTATGTAGAGTTCCTCTTGTGTTTTAAAATA includes:
- a CDS encoding SIR2 family NAD-dependent protein deacylase; this translates as MLEKIKRAREIIKEADAVLITAGAGMGVDSGLPDFRGNEGFWRAYPPIKKLGLSFSEMASPHWFKTDPKLAWAFYGHRLHLYRDTTPHDGFKMLLDLVQEKNENYFIYTSNVDGQFQKAGFSEEKIVEVHGSIHFLQCSKNCKNRIWSADDLEIRVDMDRFEALDIPTCPNCGAVARPNILMFGDWYWNSRRTDVQNSLYRKWLKGTKKSLQKIAIIEIGAGTAIPTIRNLGNSLSSTYKQAYLIRINPRESEVENENSIGLELGGLEGLKAILE
- a CDS encoding type II toxin-antitoxin system PemK/MazF family toxin; amino-acid sequence: MIEQGEVYLVDFAKKYNSEFGKVRPAVVLQNNFLNRALEDTQYQSVLVVPLSTQDIQTEYKIEIGPRDNLKEKSFIVANWLCTLDFQRIQLEKGVITKLSSDELQQLKSKVCDLI
- a CDS encoding SIR2 family NAD-dependent protein deacylase → MLEKIKRAREIVKEADAVLITAGAGMGVDSGLPDFRGNEGFWRAYPPIKKLGLSFSEMASPHWFKTDPKLAWAFYGHRLHLYRDTTPHDGFKMLLDLVNEKDENYFIYTSNVDGQFQKAGFSEDKIVEVHGSIHFLQCSKNCQDRIWSADDLEIRVDMDLFEALDIPTCPDCGAVVRPNILMFGDWYWNSRRTDAQQARFDHWFDQILKNSQKVVIIEIGAGTAIATIRSFGNAMSKNYLKATLIRINPRESEVENENSIGLKLGGLEGLKAILE
- a CDS encoding SIR2 family NAD-dependent protein deacylase, with protein sequence MQKKIIFFSGAGISAPSGIKTFRDADGLWENHKIEDVCNFNTWKKIFELVHKFYNARRVQLKDVKPNEGHFGVRRVFEKYGKENVVNITQNVDDLFEQAGFQNDEILHVHGELTKMQCFACGNVWDIGYNEFDISKDRCPKCNSLKGVKPKIVFFNESAPLYREMMKYFDHLSNPNTILVVIGTMGNVVPIAYLIGNTPAKKILCNKEPSEHLPEHLFDKIYYESIEDAMAKIEDDICSWWE
- a CDS encoding ATP-binding protein, whose protein sequence is MKYIDRAITKDLEDYLKYFPVLLISGARQVGKSTLALHLNIENYITLDDINIYEMAKNDPKGFIESIDKPVVIDEIQRLPDLLITIKEFVDKKRVNGEFVLTGSASLQGFKDISDSLAGRIGIVELYPLSLKEKNRKDENIIDLISGDLNRYILKKYDNSKLIEEIINGGYPEILKIDNLKVKYLWFSSYIRTYIESDARELANIRNIDKFMSLYRLTMLRSANIFNKNELQKETGLDNKTFDSYFNVLEHTYQVQKLKPFFKNELKRVIKSPKIYATDTGILSYLLQITTPDEFEASHFKGSIVETFVYNELIKAQTYASTNSQLYYYRTSDKKEIDFILELSSKVIAIEIKNSKTVSKSDFKHIYHLSKEIPNEFDKGIVLYNGDQVLKVDHNMYAIPLAFLA
- a CDS encoding helix-turn-helix transcriptional regulator; the protein is MSKAKDYESTLKRLNIIISRLYLGEALSVTELAKEFDVSTRTVQRYFNDYLLPSGFALKKSGKRWILENPVDLSLDQRSEVAFDAIENFAKSAGILDKVKPYLNRLKLSSIHNPFYAKLDMEKISEKLDEIAVIESGIKNKNVLKIEYKIENKRYEFSVQPLKIANFEGYWYLLGIDCKDDYFKKFHLKSITKIELTEKIFEISEDFQNRIENAINVWFDPYSEPFDVTLFADSIAAKYLRRIPISKTQVIEGVDCDGSVQISIKVTDKMEIKNIIKYWIPHIRVLEPKWLDDEIKAEVREFLE